Proteins encoded in a region of the Limanda limanda chromosome 17, fLimLim1.1, whole genome shotgun sequence genome:
- the LOC133022800 gene encoding tectonic-like complex member MKS1, whose protein sequence is MADSWNTDTGEAVYRSWDAVKNLRVKVRIERVTSEEALSQHLQQEVLSQHDRGSIELENLTLQCQTGDNEEELEFGWQEKLFSEYEIELFKNKEACLTPLDQQYHADVKALTRAKGRQNHRLFTYTDHDRYTSCLPLDQIKNSSDILTTTKSGPTSLAERMATIRHRWQNRRTKDSSIPKSKIINWEPSEEFVKNSHVVNKAMQTMHIMGDLGPIGRLGHKENEYLLFTIKTDGSGTVVVKPDFNKGREPYRILTEGEREEVWRLTVENVSTAIKPEEKKREQNTYKNLYVRHKDYLNSLVGQDFEMLPLGILRYCMNGEIVSAQGFEYDNLYIYFFMELPNNWSSLPSQSLSRVTQTCQSKTQGKENVAFFSHPFSFEAFYVNEKDSEKAVRQWPVLYFKVLSLDSWQRHRTEGCGYVLFPAIPGNHKVTCHTWRPLQTGKVSALRRFFIGCSPELEDHSYVRIPGTFRGERLSRIGFPTETTGSVTFNLHCIQQATSFVDGALLKESKLKGFGQLGDICQQRAVSTILAGFHRAKRKMQAARESFQRGLNTTTSQLQIEYSTSQIQHKTSQDQDDEKRPPGNHRKILQLAWY, encoded by the exons ATGGCAGACTCTTGGAACACTGATACTGGAGAAGCTGTGTATCGGTCCTGGGATGCTGTGAAAAACTTGAGAGTAAA AGTGCGTATAGAGAGGGTGACCTCCGAAGAAGCACTCTCCCAGCACCTCCAGCAGGAAGTTCTGTCCCAGCATGACAGAGGATCCATTGAACTGGAAAACCTCACCTTACAATGCCAGACAGGTGAtaatgaggaggagctggagtttggctggcaggagaaactcttcAGTGAGTATGAGATTGAGCTGTTCAAGAACAAGGAAGCATGTCTGACTCCTCTGGACCAGCAGTACCACGCAGACGTCAAGGCCCTGACGCGGGCAAAGGGCCGACAAAATCACAGGCTCTTCACATACACTGATCATGACCGCTACACCAGCTGCCTTCCACTCGACCAGATAAAGAACTCCAGTGACATATTGACCACAACCAAATCAGGACCCACTTCCCTTGCAGAAAGGATGGCCACAATAAGACACAGATGGCAGAACAGACGCACAAAGGACTCTAGTATCCCCAAGTCAAAAATCATCAACTGGGAGCCCTCCGAGGAGTTTGTGAAGAACAGTCATGTGGTAAATAAGGCTATGCAGACCATGCACATCATGGGAGACCTGGGCCCCATTGGAAGACTGGGTCACAAAGAGAATGAATATTTGctcttcacaataaaaacagatggCAGTGGAACAGTCGTCGTAAAACCGGACTTCAACAAAGGCAGAGAGCCCTACAGGATTTTGACAGAGGGGGAAAGGGAAGAAGTTTGGCGACTCACTGTGGAGAATGTATCCACAGCAATTAaaccagaggaaaaaaaacggGAGCAGAACACGTACAAAAATCTGTATGTTAGGCACAAGGATTACCTCAATAGCCTTGTTGGACAGGACTTTGAAATGCTTCCTTTAGGTATTCTGCGTTACTGTATGAATGGAGAAATAGTCTCAGCTCAAGGTTTTGAATACGATAACTTATACATTTACTTCTTCATGGAGTTGCCCAACAATTGGTCCAGCTTGCCTTCCCAGTCTCTCTCCAGGGTTACCCAGACCTGCCAAAGTAAAACACAAGGGAAGGAAAATGTAGCTTTCTTCAGTCACCCCTTCAGCTTTGAGGCTTTCTACGTGAATGAAAAAGACAGTGAAAAAGCTGTTCGACAGTGGCCAGTGCTATACTTCAAGGTCCTTTCTCTGGACTCCTGGCAGCGCCATCGAACTGAAGGCTGTGGATATGTTCTATTTCCTGCCATACCTGGTAATCACAAAGTGACATGCCATACATGGAGACCCCTTCAGACGGGGAAAGTCTCTGCTCTGAGACGATTCTTTATTGGATGTTCTCCAGAGCTTGAAGACCACAGCTATGTCAGAATACCAGGGACTTTTAGGGGAGAAAGGCTGAGTCGCATTGGCTTTCCCACTGAAACCACAGGAAGTGTCACCTTTAATCTGCACTGCATCCAGCAAGCCACGTCATTTGTTGATGGAGCCTTGTTGAAGGAGAGTAAGCTGAAAGGTTTTGGCCAGTTGGGAGATATTTGTCAGCAAAGAGCTGTCAGCACCATTCTGGCGGGCTTTCACAGAGCCAAAAGAAAGATGCAAGCCGCCAGAGAAAGCTTTCAAAGAGGGTTAAACACCACCACCTCCCAGCTACAAATCGAGTATTCTACCAGCCAGATCCAGCATAAAACCAGTCAGGACCAAGACGATGAAAAAAGGCCGCCAGGAAATCATCGCAAAATACTACAACTGGCTTGGTACTGA